The proteins below come from a single Bacteroidota bacterium genomic window:
- a CDS encoding ATP-binding cassette domain-containing protein: MADDKKIIFSMVGVGKTFPPQKKVLNNIYLSFFYGAKIGIIGLNGSGKSTLLKIIAGVEQSYEGKVVFAPGYSIGLLEQEPHLDDNKTVKEVVQEGVQEVIDLLKEYEEVNQRFAEEMSDDEMNKLLDLQGQLTEKINHVNGWELDIKLERAMDALRCPEGDALVKNLSGGERRRVALCRLLLREPDILLLDEPTNHLDAESVEWLEEHLRQYKGTVIAV, translated from the coding sequence ATGGCCGACGACAAAAAGATCATTTTTTCGATGGTAGGTGTGGGAAAAACTTTTCCTCCCCAAAAAAAGGTATTGAACAACATCTACCTCTCTTTTTTCTATGGGGCGAAAATAGGCATTATTGGCTTAAACGGCTCTGGCAAATCGACCCTGCTAAAGATTATTGCAGGGGTTGAACAATCGTACGAAGGCAAAGTGGTATTTGCCCCGGGCTACTCCATCGGGCTGCTTGAACAGGAGCCTCACCTCGACGACAACAAGACTGTCAAAGAAGTGGTTCAGGAAGGTGTACAGGAAGTTATTGATTTGCTGAAGGAATATGAAGAAGTAAATCAGCGGTTTGCCGAAGAGATGTCCGATGATGAGATGAACAAGCTCCTGGACCTTCAGGGACAGCTTACCGAAAAAATCAACCATGTCAACGGCTGGGAGCTTGACATCAAGCTGGAAAGGGCGATGGATGCCCTTCGTTGCCCCGAAGGCGATGCCCTGGTGAAGAACCTTTCGGGCGGAGAGCGCCGCAGGGTAGCACTCTGCCGGCTGCTGCTCCGCGAACCGGATATTTTGCTCCTGGATGAGCCCACCAACCATCTTGATGCCGAGTCGGTCGAATGGCTGGAGGAACACCTCAGGCAATATAAGGGAACTGTGATTGCCGT